The following coding sequences lie in one Streptomyces venezuelae genomic window:
- a CDS encoding RNA-binding S4 domain-containing protein — protein sequence MASETSGDGGRGAAPGGGSTGEGSVRVDAWIWSVRLAKTRSAGAAACKGGHVRVNGERVKPAYGLHVGDEVRVRQAGGRERIVVVKRLIRKRVGAPVAVECYVDNSPPPPPREAVAPAGIRDRGTGRPTKRDRREMERLRGAEG from the coding sequence ATGGCTTCGGAGACTTCAGGGGACGGCGGCCGGGGCGCCGCGCCGGGCGGTGGTTCGACGGGGGAGGGTTCCGTGCGGGTCGATGCGTGGATCTGGTCGGTCCGTCTCGCCAAGACCCGTTCGGCGGGCGCCGCCGCGTGCAAGGGCGGCCACGTCCGGGTCAACGGGGAGCGCGTCAAGCCCGCGTACGGCCTGCACGTGGGCGACGAGGTGCGCGTACGCCAGGCCGGCGGCCGGGAGCGCATCGTCGTCGTGAAGCGCCTCATCCGCAAGCGCGTCGGCGCGCCCGTCGCCGTCGAGTGCTACGTCGACAACTCGCCGCCCCCGCCGCCCCGCGAGGCGGTCGCCCCCGCGGGCATCCGCGACCGCGGCACCGGCCGCCCCACGAAGCGGGACCGCCGCGAGATGGAGCGGCTGCGGGGAGCGGAGGGCTAG
- a CDS encoding uracil-DNA glycosylase, whose amino-acid sequence MDGLSELDQRITECRACPRLVAWREEVARTKRAAFEDWDYWGRPVPGFGPHDAALLIVGLAPAAHGANRTGRMFTGDRSGAFLYPALYNVGLASRPTAESADDGLTLYGTRITSPVHCAPPANKPTTEERDTCRSWLVSELKLLAPTLRAVVVLGGFGWQAAFPAFAAAGWQVPRPRPTFGHGAHVRLAVDPEHPQRPEQEAQEPLDVFGCFHVSQRNTFTGRLTPEMLREVLRTAAFEAGLHPNSPAK is encoded by the coding sequence ATGGACGGCCTGAGCGAACTGGACCAGCGGATCACCGAGTGCCGCGCCTGCCCCCGGCTCGTCGCGTGGCGCGAGGAGGTGGCGCGCACCAAGCGCGCGGCGTTCGAGGACTGGGATTATTGGGGGCGGCCCGTGCCCGGCTTCGGGCCGCACGACGCCGCGCTCCTCATCGTCGGCCTCGCGCCCGCCGCGCACGGCGCCAACCGCACGGGACGGATGTTCACCGGCGACCGTTCGGGCGCGTTCCTCTACCCGGCGCTGTACAACGTCGGGCTCGCCTCCCGGCCCACGGCCGAGAGCGCCGACGACGGCCTGACGCTGTACGGCACCCGCATCACCTCGCCCGTGCACTGCGCGCCGCCCGCCAACAAGCCCACCACGGAGGAACGTGACACATGCCGCTCCTGGCTGGTGAGCGAGCTGAAGCTGCTCGCCCCGACGCTCAGGGCGGTCGTCGTGCTCGGCGGCTTCGGCTGGCAGGCCGCGTTCCCCGCCTTCGCCGCCGCGGGCTGGCAGGTGCCGAGGCCGCGCCCGACGTTCGGGCACGGGGCGCACGTACGGCTCGCGGTCGACCCGGAACACCCACAACGCCCGGAGCAGGAGGCGCAGGAGCCGCTGGACGTCTTCGGTTGCTTCCACGTCAGCCAGCGCAACACGTTCACCGGCCGCCTCACCCCGGAGATGCTGCGGGAGGTGCTGCGCACGGCGGCCTTCGAGGCGGGGCTCCACCCGAACAGCCCAGCGAAGTAG
- a CDS encoding MFS transporter, translating to MYLATTDAVAKASEQEQSEARRGRVAGPVLALGAVSLVTDISSEMVTAVLPLYFVLQLGLSPLQFGFLDGLYNGVTALVRLAGGYAADRGGRHKLVAGGGYALSALSRLGLLLAGGATAGIGAALAADRIGKGVRTAPRDALISLSSPPDTLGRAFGVHRAMDTTGALLGPLAAFALLWATADAYDAVFVVSFCFGLLGVLMLVAFVPGHLSQVSLRPPRQDPERHRPAAARPRALALLRVPAFRRVLLAAALLGAATIGDAFLYLLLQRRLDFAISWFPLLPLGAAAVYLLLAIPAGRLGDRIGRRVPFLAGHVALLGGYVLLLAPTDGWPLLIGVLLLLGVFYAATDGVLMALVAPVVAQERRASGMAVLQTGQALARLVAAAGFGAAWTLWGVETALTCAVVALTVAVAGAAVLLPRSDTSSGGTS from the coding sequence ATGTATCTGGCCACCACCGACGCGGTCGCCAAGGCCTCGGAGCAGGAACAGTCCGAGGCCCGGCGCGGCCGCGTCGCGGGACCCGTCCTCGCGCTCGGCGCGGTCAGCCTGGTCACGGACATCTCCTCCGAGATGGTCACGGCCGTCCTGCCGCTCTACTTCGTCCTCCAACTCGGCCTCTCCCCTCTCCAGTTCGGTTTCCTCGACGGGCTCTACAACGGAGTCACGGCCCTGGTACGCCTGGCCGGCGGGTACGCCGCCGACCGCGGTGGCCGGCACAAACTCGTCGCGGGCGGCGGGTACGCCCTCTCCGCGCTCTCCCGCCTCGGGCTGCTCCTCGCGGGCGGCGCCACCGCCGGGATCGGCGCGGCGCTCGCCGCCGACCGCATCGGCAAGGGCGTGCGCACCGCCCCGCGCGACGCCCTCATCTCGCTGAGCAGCCCGCCCGACACGCTGGGCCGCGCCTTCGGTGTGCACCGGGCGATGGACACGACGGGCGCGCTGCTCGGGCCGCTCGCCGCGTTCGCGCTGCTGTGGGCGACGGCGGACGCGTACGACGCCGTGTTCGTCGTCAGCTTCTGCTTCGGGCTGCTCGGAGTGCTGATGCTGGTCGCCTTCGTGCCGGGACACCTGTCGCAGGTCTCACTGCGACCACCACGCCAGGACCCCGAACGACACCGGCCCGCCGCCGCACGTCCTCGCGCCCTCGCCCTGCTCCGCGTCCCCGCCTTCCGACGCGTCCTCCTCGCGGCGGCGCTGCTCGGCGCCGCCACCATCGGCGACGCGTTCCTCTACCTCCTCCTCCAGCGACGGCTCGACTTCGCCATCTCGTGGTTCCCGCTCCTGCCGCTGGGCGCCGCCGCCGTCTACCTGCTGCTCGCCATCCCGGCCGGGCGGCTCGGCGACCGCATCGGGCGCCGCGTGCCGTTCCTCGCCGGACACGTCGCGCTGCTCGGCGGCTACGTCCTCCTGCTCGCGCCCACCGACGGCTGGCCGCTCCTCATCGGCGTACTGCTGCTCCTCGGTGTCTTCTACGCGGCCACCGACGGCGTCCTCATGGCGCTGGTCGCCCCCGTGGTCGCCCAGGAGCGGCGGGCGAGCGGCATGGCCGTCCTGCAGACAGGACAGGCCCTCGCCCGGCTCGTCGCCGCGGCCGGGTTCGGTGCCGCGTGGACGCTGTGGGGCGTCGAGACCGCGCTGACCTGCGCGGTGGTCGCACTGACAGTGGCGGTCGCCGGGGCGGCGGTGCTGCTCCCGCGGTCGGACACATCTTCCGGAGGCACCTCGTGA
- a CDS encoding glycoside hydrolase family 6 protein, whose product MSPSSSRRLRLRVALATALLLGAPGFALTPGDTAPGDTASVFWVDPQSAAARQAAEWRRAGREGDARLIERIAGRPQAFWLHSDGAGAVVREHVEAAAAAGRTAVLVAYFVPHRDCGAYSSGGARDAAHYRRWIDDFAAGLGSHGAYVIVEPDAVAHLVAGCPGANAAERYGLLAHAVERLKRQPHTKVYVDAGNAGWIPDERRLVAPLRGAGIAEADGFALNVSNYQTDAVSSVYGHRLARALGGGKRFVIDSSRNGNGPYRGAQSWCNPPGRALGTPPTTNTGDPSLDAYLWIKRPGESDGTCRGGPKAGQWWPEYALGLAGRARG is encoded by the coding sequence GTGTCCCCGTCGTCCTCCCGCCGCCTCCGCCTCCGCGTGGCCCTTGCCACGGCACTGCTTCTGGGCGCACCAGGCTTCGCTCTCACCCCCGGCGACACCGCCCCCGGCGACACCGCCTCCGTGTTCTGGGTCGACCCGCAGAGCGCCGCCGCCCGTCAGGCCGCGGAGTGGCGGCGGGCGGGCAGGGAGGGGGACGCCCGGCTCATCGAGCGCATCGCCGGGCGGCCGCAGGCGTTCTGGCTGCACAGCGACGGTGCCGGTGCCGTGGTGCGGGAGCACGTCGAGGCGGCGGCCGCGGCGGGGCGTACGGCGGTCCTCGTGGCGTACTTCGTGCCGCACCGGGACTGCGGCGCGTACTCGTCGGGCGGGGCCCGCGACGCCGCGCACTACCGCCGGTGGATCGACGACTTCGCCGCCGGCCTCGGCTCGCACGGCGCGTACGTGATCGTCGAACCGGACGCCGTCGCCCACCTGGTGGCGGGCTGCCCGGGCGCGAACGCGGCCGAGCGGTACGGGCTGCTCGCCCACGCGGTCGAGCGCCTGAAGCGTCAGCCGCACACGAAGGTGTACGTCGACGCGGGCAACGCGGGCTGGATCCCCGACGAACGCCGCCTGGTCGCCCCGCTGCGCGGCGCGGGCATCGCGGAGGCCGACGGCTTCGCCCTGAACGTCTCCAACTACCAGACCGACGCCGTCAGTTCCGTGTACGGGCACCGCCTCGCCCGAGCGCTCGGCGGCGGCAAGCGCTTCGTCATCGACAGTAGCCGTAACGGAAACGGCCCGTACCGAGGCGCCCAGTCCTGGTGCAACCCGCCGGGCCGCGCCCTCGGCACGCCCCCCACCACCAATACAGGCGACCCCTCCCTCGACGCCTACCTGTGGATCAAGCGCCCCGGCGAGTCGGACGGAACGTGCCGGGGCGGCCCGAAGGCGGGCCAGTGGTGGCCGGAGTACGCCTTGGGCCTGGCCGGCCGGGCCCGCGGCTAG
- a CDS encoding YfcC family protein, which produces MSTASAPSEEKPPTKAKFAFPSALTVLAIVTVAVWLLAFLVPSGQYDRDRAGAPVEGTYHRVDSGQSFVDRLNDLFLSPVNGLYGIQDEKTALVAPDNTGALYGSAGVFLFVLAIGAFITVVFATGALDRGIGRLAHRLRERGALLIAGVMVVFSLLGTVEGFAEETLGFYGLIVPLMLALGYDRMTAVGVIILGAGVGVLCSTVNPFATGVASSAAGISLGDGIVLRSAMWIVLTGVTVAYVIRYAQRVRRDPERSLSGFLPGDRNRDHDRDRDRDRDRISDDDSDVPELTGLHKAVLVTTGLVFAFMIFSVVPWSSALTGKADATPYGFELGWSFPQLAALFLCAAVLVGLVARMGEQRLSSTIIQGAADFVSPALVILLARGVTAIMNNSKITDTVLHSIEGVVKGTSSGLFAVIVFLVNLPLAFLIPSTSGHATLAMPILAPLADFAGVSRAVVVTAWQAASGWMNLWVPTTAVTIGGVALAKVGYDKYLRFVWPLLVVLAVLICGFVALGAVAT; this is translated from the coding sequence ATGAGCACCGCGTCCGCACCTTCGGAAGAAAAGCCGCCCACGAAGGCCAAGTTCGCCTTCCCCAGCGCCCTGACCGTCCTCGCGATCGTCACCGTCGCCGTCTGGCTGCTCGCCTTCCTCGTCCCCTCGGGACAGTACGACCGCGACAGAGCCGGCGCCCCCGTAGAGGGCACCTACCACCGCGTCGACTCCGGGCAGTCCTTCGTCGACCGCCTCAACGACCTCTTCCTGTCGCCCGTCAACGGGCTCTACGGCATCCAGGACGAGAAGACCGCGCTGGTCGCGCCCGACAACACGGGAGCGCTGTACGGCAGCGCCGGTGTGTTCCTCTTCGTCCTCGCCATCGGCGCGTTCATCACCGTCGTCTTCGCGACCGGCGCGCTCGACCGCGGCATCGGACGGCTCGCGCACCGGCTGCGTGAGCGCGGGGCGCTGCTCATCGCCGGCGTCATGGTCGTGTTCTCGCTGCTCGGCACGGTCGAGGGCTTCGCCGAGGAGACGCTCGGCTTCTACGGTCTGATCGTGCCGTTGATGCTCGCCCTCGGGTACGACCGCATGACCGCGGTCGGCGTGATCATCCTCGGTGCGGGCGTCGGGGTGCTCTGCTCGACGGTGAACCCCTTCGCGACGGGCGTCGCCTCGTCCGCTGCGGGCATCTCGCTCGGCGACGGCATCGTGCTCCGCTCCGCCATGTGGATCGTGCTGACCGGCGTCACCGTCGCGTACGTCATCCGCTATGCGCAACGCGTCCGGCGCGACCCCGAGCGCTCCCTCTCCGGATTCCTGCCCGGCGACCGGAACCGGGACCACGACCGGGACCGGGACCGGGATCGGGATCGGATCTCCGATGACGACTCCGACGTGCCCGAGCTCACCGGTCTGCACAAGGCCGTGCTCGTCACCACGGGCCTCGTCTTCGCCTTCATGATCTTCTCGGTCGTGCCGTGGTCGAGCGCGCTGACGGGCAAGGCCGACGCGACACCGTACGGATTCGAACTCGGCTGGTCCTTCCCGCAGCTGGCCGCGCTCTTCCTGTGCGCGGCGGTCCTCGTCGGGCTCGTCGCGCGCATGGGGGAGCAGCGGCTGAGCTCGACGATCATCCAGGGCGCGGCCGATTTCGTCTCGCCCGCGCTGGTCATCCTGCTCGCCCGCGGCGTCACGGCGATCATGAACAACTCGAAGATCACGGACACCGTGCTGCACTCCATCGAAGGGGTCGTGAAGGGAACGTCCTCGGGGCTCTTCGCCGTCATCGTCTTCCTGGTGAACCTGCCGCTGGCCTTCCTGATCCCCTCCACCTCCGGCCACGCCACGCTCGCCATGCCGATCCTCGCCCCGCTCGCCGACTTCGCGGGCGTCTCGCGGGCGGTCGTCGTGACGGCCTGGCAGGCGGCCAGCGGCTGGATGAACCTGTGGGTGCCGACGACGGCCGTCACCATCGGCGGCGTGGCGCTCGCGAAGGTCGGCTACGACAAGTACCTGCGGTTCGTGTGGCCGCTCCTCGTCGTTCTCGCCGTGCTGATCTGCGGGTTCGTGGCGCTGGGGGCCGTGGCGACCTGA
- a CDS encoding nitrate/nitrite transporter: MDETRAAKPPGAAYRNLVLATIGFTLTFWAWDLVAPLGSDFKDRLNLSSFEQSLLVAVPVIVGSLGRVPVGALTDRYGAKKMFPLVSALTIVPVLLIIPAKHSFGAMLAVGFLLGLGGTTFAIGIPLVNSWFPPARRGFALGVFGMGMGGVALSGYFTPRIAKHGENLPFVVVAIALAAFAVLAFFLISDRPDRPVPTSSLGTRLGQAGRLRVTWELSALYAIGFGGIVAFGVYLPTYLKTWYDLSPTDAGTKAAGFALVTVIFRPIGGWLSDRIHPATVTTVALAVVAFFAVVQAFDPTLNPMGTICFLCMAAGLGTASGSVFALVSQVTPQPQVGSVTGIVGAVGGLGGFLPPLVMGAIYSAKDSYSIGFMLLSDLALAGCVYAYGRMRNAKAE, from the coding sequence GTGGACGAGACTCGCGCAGCCAAGCCCCCCGGCGCCGCCTACCGCAACCTGGTGCTGGCGACCATCGGCTTCACGCTCACCTTCTGGGCGTGGGACCTGGTGGCCCCCCTCGGCAGCGACTTCAAGGACCGGCTGAACCTGAGCTCCTTCGAGCAGTCGCTCCTGGTCGCCGTGCCGGTGATCGTCGGCTCGCTGGGCCGCGTGCCCGTCGGCGCGCTCACCGACCGCTACGGCGCCAAGAAGATGTTCCCGCTCGTCTCGGCGCTCACCATCGTCCCGGTGCTGCTGATCATCCCGGCCAAGCACAGCTTCGGCGCGATGCTCGCGGTGGGTTTCCTGCTCGGCCTCGGCGGGACGACGTTCGCCATCGGCATCCCGCTGGTGAACTCCTGGTTCCCGCCCGCCCGCAGGGGCTTCGCGCTCGGGGTCTTCGGCATGGGCATGGGTGGCGTGGCACTCTCCGGCTACTTCACCCCGCGCATCGCCAAGCACGGCGAGAACCTGCCGTTCGTCGTCGTGGCGATCGCGCTCGCCGCCTTCGCGGTGCTCGCCTTCTTCCTCATCTCCGACCGCCCCGACCGTCCCGTCCCCACCAGCTCCCTCGGCACCCGCCTCGGGCAGGCGGGACGGCTGCGGGTGACGTGGGAGCTCTCCGCCCTCTACGCGATCGGCTTCGGCGGGATCGTCGCGTTCGGGGTGTACCTGCCCACGTATCTGAAGACCTGGTACGACCTGTCGCCCACCGACGCGGGCACCAAGGCCGCCGGTTTCGCACTCGTCACCGTGATCTTCCGGCCCATCGGCGGCTGGCTCTCCGACCGGATCCACCCGGCCACGGTCACCACGGTCGCCCTCGCGGTCGTCGCGTTCTTCGCCGTCGTGCAGGCCTTCGACCCGACGCTGAACCCGATGGGCACGATCTGCTTCCTGTGCATGGCGGCGGGCCTCGGCACCGCGAGCGGCAGCGTCTTCGCCCTCGTCTCGCAGGTCACCCCGCAGCCGCAGGTCGGCTCCGTCACGGGCATCGTGGGCGCGGTGGGCGGTCTCGGCGGGTTCCTGCCGCCGCTGGTCATGGGCGCGATCTACAGCGCCAAGGACTCGTACTCCATCGGCTTCATGCTTCTCTCCGACCTGGCGCTCGCGGGCTGCGTGTACGCGTACGGGCGCATGCGAAACGCGAAGGCGGAGTGA
- a CDS encoding M20/M25/M40 family metallo-hydrolase → MTSFEATVDGLMDGLRADLERLAAIPSIAFPGFPAGPVEEAHDLVAGLLRDAGVPHVERLDLPDTAPVIYGEIPPPSPDAPTVLLYGHYDVQPPGDASLWKSPPFEPTPVEGGLRARGIADDKSNVIAHLGMVRAYEGRPPVGVKFVIEGQEEYGGSFDDYPPTDPDRFACDAMVIADLGNLRPGTPTLTTGLRGAAEVTVEVRTLDEPRHSGEFGGAAPDALLVLLKALATLHDVHGDVAVEGLRREEWTGTSYTEEEFRSLAGVREGVPLVGSGSLGERLWSGPAITVIGLDAPGVQHAASAVVPHARAKLNLRFHPRQDPREAQHRLVEHLRSLRPFGVPLTVTPGDTGPGFEAATGGPAHRAALAALREGWGQDASYVATGGSIPLVNGLAKAAPGAEVLLFGAQDSMCNLHAPNERVLFSELRGTVIALCAFVREYAAGFGGQGGEGGQGGQGGEGGQDGRPGESRGGAA, encoded by the coding sequence ATGACGTCTTTCGAAGCCACCGTCGACGGTCTGATGGACGGACTCCGCGCCGACCTGGAACGGCTCGCCGCGATCCCCTCGATCGCGTTCCCCGGCTTCCCCGCCGGGCCGGTCGAGGAGGCGCACGACCTGGTGGCCGGGCTGCTGCGCGACGCCGGTGTCCCGCACGTCGAGCGGCTCGACCTGCCGGACACCGCCCCCGTGATCTACGGGGAGATCCCGCCCCCGTCGCCGGACGCGCCGACCGTCCTGCTCTACGGCCACTACGACGTGCAGCCGCCCGGCGACGCGTCGCTCTGGAAGTCCCCGCCCTTCGAGCCCACGCCGGTCGAGGGCGGGCTGCGCGCCCGGGGCATCGCGGACGACAAGTCCAACGTGATCGCGCACCTCGGGATGGTGCGGGCCTACGAGGGGCGGCCGCCGGTCGGGGTCAAGTTCGTCATCGAGGGACAGGAGGAGTACGGGGGCTCCTTCGACGACTACCCGCCCACCGACCCGGATCGGTTCGCCTGCGACGCCATGGTCATCGCCGACCTCGGCAACCTGCGCCCCGGCACCCCCACCCTCACCACCGGACTGCGCGGCGCCGCCGAGGTGACCGTCGAGGTCCGCACCCTCGACGAGCCGCGCCACAGCGGCGAGTTCGGCGGCGCGGCCCCCGACGCGCTGCTCGTCCTCCTCAAGGCCCTCGCCACCCTGCACGACGTCCACGGAGACGTCGCCGTCGAAGGGCTGCGACGCGAGGAGTGGACCGGCACCTCGTACACAGAGGAAGAGTTCCGCTCGCTCGCGGGCGTACGCGAGGGCGTGCCGCTCGTGGGCAGCGGCAGCCTCGGCGAACGGCTGTGGAGCGGGCCCGCGATCACCGTCATCGGTCTGGACGCGCCCGGCGTGCAGCACGCCGCCTCCGCCGTGGTGCCGCACGCCAGAGCCAAACTGAACCTCCGCTTCCACCCGAGGCAGGACCCGAGGGAGGCGCAGCACAGGCTCGTCGAGCACCTGCGCTCCCTCAGGCCCTTCGGCGTTCCGCTCACCGTCACGCCCGGCGACACCGGGCCCGGCTTCGAGGCCGCCACCGGGGGCCCCGCCCACCGCGCCGCGCTCGCCGCCCTGCGGGAGGGCTGGGGGCAGGACGCCTCGTACGTGGCGACCGGCGGGTCCATTCCGCTCGTCAACGGGCTCGCCAAGGCGGCCCCCGGCGCCGAGGTGCTGCTCTTCGGCGCGCAGGACAGCATGTGCAATCTGCACGCCCCGAACGAGCGCGTCCTCTTCTCGGAGCTGCGCGGCACGGTCATCGCGCTGTGCGCCTTCGTAAGGGAGTACGCGGCCGGCTTCGGCGGGCAGGGCGGTGAGGGCGGTCAGGGCGGTCAGGGCGGTGAGGGCGGTCAGGACGGGCGGCCGGGAGAGTCGCGCGGCGGTGCCGCATGA
- the pip gene encoding prolyl aminopeptidase: MALYPDIEPYDHGMLDVGDGNRVYWETCGNPHGKPAVVLHGGPGSGCTPFSRRYFDPDAYRIVLLDQRGAGRSTPHASDPATDMSVNTIKHLTADLELLRRHLGIGRWLVWGASFGSVLGLRYAQTYPDRVSELVLTGVATGSRAEVDLLTRGLGRIFPEAWEAFRDGVPEGERDGDLAAAYNRLLESPDPDVRAAAARAWTDWETAFVPAPPRSVPRYEDAAFRAGFARTVTHYFAHDHWLGGDEVVLRDADSLRGIPGVMVQGTLDFGNLLGIPWRLREAWPDSELVLVDLAGHNAGARGIAEELRAATDRFRQA, from the coding sequence ATGGCTCTCTATCCGGACATCGAACCCTACGACCACGGCATGCTCGACGTCGGTGACGGCAACCGCGTGTACTGGGAGACCTGCGGAAACCCGCACGGCAAGCCGGCCGTGGTGCTGCACGGAGGACCCGGTTCCGGCTGCACGCCCTTCTCCCGCCGCTACTTCGACCCCGACGCGTACCGGATCGTCCTGCTCGACCAGCGCGGCGCGGGCCGTTCCACGCCGCACGCGAGCGATCCGGCGACCGACATGTCCGTCAACACGATCAAGCATCTGACGGCCGACCTGGAGCTGCTGCGGCGCCACCTGGGCATCGGGCGGTGGCTCGTGTGGGGCGCCTCGTTCGGTTCGGTGCTGGGCCTGCGGTACGCGCAGACGTACCCCGACCGCGTCTCGGAGCTGGTCCTCACGGGGGTCGCCACGGGCAGCCGCGCCGAGGTCGACCTGCTGACACGAGGGCTCGGGCGGATCTTTCCCGAGGCGTGGGAGGCGTTCCGCGACGGAGTGCCGGAAGGGGAGCGCGACGGAGACCTGGCCGCCGCCTACAACCGCCTCCTGGAGTCACCCGACCCCGACGTACGGGCTGCCGCGGCGCGAGCCTGGACGGACTGGGAGACGGCGTTCGTACCGGCGCCGCCGCGGTCCGTGCCGCGCTACGAGGACGCGGCGTTCCGGGCCGGCTTCGCGCGCACCGTCACGCACTACTTCGCCCACGACCACTGGCTCGGCGGTGACGAGGTCGTCCTGCGGGACGCGGATTCCCTGCGGGGGATCCCGGGCGTGATGGTGCAGGGCACCCTGGACTTCGGGAACCTGCTCGGCATTCCGTGGCGGCTGCGGGAGGCGTGGCCCGACAGCGAGTTGGTGCTCGTCGACCTCGCGGGCCACAACGCGGGGGCGCGCGGCATCGCGGAGGAGCTGAGGGCGGCGACGGACCGGTTCCGGCAGGCGTGA
- a CDS encoding class I SAM-dependent methyltransferase: protein MSVEMREGYEGTGPGAITPDGCAVELYTRLSVGDEPDVIEAAAPAGAHILELGCGAGRVTRPLLERGFRVTAVDESAEMLEKVAVLDGGVRTVRSPIEKLDLDEKFPVVMLASFLVHTGDEAVRRGMLRVCRSHVTDQGCVLIQREGADYHTNLPRERVDPGGYTVRIVSATPVGDGVNEVRAEYVFPDAEWTQTFRARPLDREQFETALTEAGLKVDAYLTEDGTWVRAVPVAL from the coding sequence ATGAGCGTGGAGATGCGTGAGGGATACGAGGGGACAGGACCCGGCGCGATCACGCCGGACGGGTGCGCGGTCGAGCTGTACACGCGCCTGTCCGTCGGGGACGAGCCCGATGTCATCGAGGCCGCGGCGCCCGCCGGGGCGCACATCCTGGAACTCGGCTGTGGTGCGGGCCGGGTGACCCGCCCGCTCCTGGAGCGGGGCTTCCGGGTCACGGCCGTGGACGAGTCCGCCGAGATGCTGGAGAAGGTCGCCGTGCTCGACGGCGGGGTGCGGACGGTCCGCAGCCCCATAGAGAAGCTCGACCTGGACGAGAAGTTCCCCGTGGTGATGCTCGCGTCGTTCCTCGTGCACACGGGCGACGAGGCCGTCCGGCGCGGGATGCTGCGCGTCTGCCGCAGCCACGTCACGGACCAGGGCTGCGTGCTGATCCAGCGGGAGGGCGCGGACTACCACACGAACCTGCCGAGAGAGCGGGTCGACCCGGGGGGCTACACGGTGCGGATCGTGTCGGCGACGCCGGTCGGCGACGGCGTGAACGAGGTGCGCGCGGAGTACGTCTTCCCGGACGCCGAGTGGACCCAGACGTTCCGGGCCAGACCCCTCGACCGGGAGCAGTTCGAGACGGCGCTCACGGAGGCGGGCCTGAAGGTCGACGCGTACCTGACGGAGGACGGCACGTGGGTGCGGGCGGTCCCGGTGGCCCTCTAG
- a CDS encoding RidA family protein: MTTSERTVVPTLFPPPGYAHAAVVEAGTRLAFMAGSVPLDPEGKLVGEGDIARQTAQVIANLDEALRAVGSDLSQVVASTVYVVGDEPAALSTAWEVVRGSALHDGPHTSTLLGTSCLGYSGQLVEITATAVVPDPA; this comes from the coding sequence ATGACCACATCCGAACGCACCGTCGTCCCCACCCTCTTCCCGCCTCCCGGATACGCCCACGCCGCCGTCGTCGAGGCCGGTACGCGGCTCGCCTTCATGGCGGGCTCCGTCCCGCTCGACCCCGAGGGGAAACTCGTGGGCGAGGGCGACATCGCCCGGCAGACCGCGCAGGTCATCGCCAACCTCGACGAGGCCCTGCGCGCGGTGGGCAGCGACCTGTCACAGGTGGTCGCCAGCACGGTGTACGTGGTCGGCGACGAGCCCGCGGCGCTCAGCACGGCGTGGGAGGTCGTGCGCGGTTCCGCCCTGCACGACGGGCCGCACACATCCACCCTGCTCGGCACGTCCTGCCTCGGCTATTCGGGGCAGCTCGTCGAGATCACCGCCACCGCAGTCGTCCCCGACCCGGCTTAG
- a CDS encoding metallophosphoesterase family protein, which yields MPLTPRTTTSRPNSRTRKARLGIPIAAGASLALVGGVLLWSPAGEADASPAAAPAAARAGFTAVAAGDIAEQCTASSSSCKHAKTAALVKQINPSFVMTMGDNQYDDARLKDFQKYYDKTWGAFKSKTRPVPGNHESYDPAGAFKGYKSYFGSVAYPDGEAYYSFDQGNWHFIALDSNNFDDDEQIDWLKDDLAANSKKCVAAYWHHPLFSSGEHGNDPVGRPVWKLLQANKAELVLNGHDHHYERFAPQNADGKADANGIVELLGGMGGANPYDIEEVQPNSQKRLTDTFGVVKLNFTDTGFSWNLVGTDGSTKDTSPSYNCR from the coding sequence ATGCCGCTCACTCCGCGCACCACCACTTCCCGCCCGAATTCCCGCACCCGCAAGGCCCGCCTCGGCATCCCCATCGCCGCAGGCGCCTCGCTCGCCCTCGTCGGCGGCGTACTGCTCTGGTCCCCCGCCGGTGAGGCCGACGCCTCCCCCGCCGCGGCGCCCGCCGCGGCCCGCGCCGGGTTCACCGCGGTCGCCGCCGGTGACATCGCCGAGCAGTGCACGGCGAGCAGCAGCAGCTGCAAGCACGCCAAGACCGCCGCTCTGGTCAAGCAGATCAACCCGTCCTTCGTGATGACCATGGGCGACAACCAGTACGACGACGCGCGCCTGAAGGACTTCCAGAAGTACTACGACAAGACTTGGGGCGCCTTCAAGAGCAAGACGCGGCCCGTGCCCGGCAACCACGAGAGCTACGACCCGGCGGGCGCGTTCAAGGGCTACAAGTCCTACTTCGGGTCCGTCGCCTACCCCGACGGCGAGGCCTACTACAGCTTCGACCAGGGCAACTGGCACTTCATCGCCCTCGACTCCAACAACTTCGACGACGACGAGCAGATCGACTGGCTCAAGGACGACCTCGCCGCCAACTCCAAGAAGTGCGTGGCCGCGTACTGGCACCACCCGCTCTTCTCCTCCGGCGAGCACGGCAACGACCCGGTCGGCCGCCCGGTCTGGAAACTGCTCCAGGCCAACAAGGCCGAGCTGGTCCTCAACGGACACGACCACCACTACGAGCGGTTCGCCCCGCAGAACGCGGACGGCAAGGCCGACGCCAACGGCATCGTCGAGCTGCTCGGCGGCATGGGCGGCGCCAACCCGTACGACATCGAGGAGGTCCAGCCCAACAGCCAGAAGCGGCTCACCGACACCTTCGGTGTCGTGAAGCTGAACTTCACCGACACCGGGTTCTCCTGGAACCTCGTCGGCACGGACGGCTCCACGAAGGACACCAGCCCGTCCTACAACTGCCGCTGA